The genomic window TTGATGAATTGAGAGCATGATAACTAAATataacatcaatattattactTCTATTTTTTACAGCTTTATTGTATCCGTTTTGtcaaattctattataaaatcaaGCATGAGCATAAGGCTGAAGGGTTCCTCTTTCGTttggaattattttgaaaaaaaatcaaattattttgcaaGTTGCACTTTATGCAGGAAAGAATACTCAACGAGCGGCAACACCTCAAACATGATTGATCATCTCAAACGCATGCACCGTAAAGAAGTTTCTGAGTTAAATGAGGAGGAGATAGAGGATGAGGATAATGACAATTTACCTTCAACTTCATCTCCAAAAAAGAAATTCCGCCAAACTGTTCTACAACTGAGACAGCCCTcagatttttacaaaaataataatcataaaaaaatggtattagataaaaaaattactttaatgatTGCAATTGATCTGCAGCCCTATTCGTTTGTAGAAGATAGtggttttttaagtttaatacaTGAATTAGATGCACGATATAAGGTACCATGTAAGAAAACTTTTACTGAGAAAATTATTCCTGGGATTTTTGAAGAAGCGtccattaaattgaaaaatattctgatCAATATTGATTGGTTATTTTTGACAACTTATGGACCTCAATAAATTCAGAGTCATACATTACCCTAACTTGCCACTTTTTATACGAGAATGAATTGAAATCTTGCGTTCTTGATACATCTGTAATGATGGGCCAGCATACTGTTAAGGATATTGCTTGTCACATTCaggtaaaaatcatattttatattacattgacaa from Solenopsis invicta isolate M01_SB chromosome 2, UNIL_Sinv_3.0, whole genome shotgun sequence includes these protein-coding regions:
- the LOC120356900 gene encoding uncharacterized protein LOC120356900 isoform X3, which produces MIDHLKRMHRKEVSELNEEEIEDEDNDNLPSTSSPKKKFRQTVLQLRQPSDFYKNNNHKKMMHDIRYHVRKLLLRKLFLGFLKKRPLN
- the LOC120356900 gene encoding uncharacterized protein LOC120356900 isoform X2, with the translated sequence MSIRLKGSSFVWNYFEKKSNYFASCTLCRKEYSTSGNTSNMIDHLKRMHRKEVSELNEEEIEDEDNDNLPSTSSPKKKFRQTVLQLRQPSDFYKNNNHKKMMHDIRYHVRKLLLRKLFLGFLKKRPLN
- the LOC120356900 gene encoding uncharacterized protein LOC120356900 isoform X1; protein product: MITKYNINIITSIFYSFIVSVLSNSIIKSSMSIRLKGSSFVWNYFEKKSNYFASCTLCRKEYSTSGNTSNMIDHLKRMHRKEVSELNEEEIEDEDNDNLPSTSSPKKKFRQTVLQLRQPSDFYKNNNHKKMMHDIRYHVRKLLLRKLFLGFLKKRPLN